In Fibrobacter sp. UWB10, a single window of DNA contains:
- a CDS encoding cytochrome c3 family protein has translation MADFLMGEPRVPERAVGSIPFDHALHGDSIGLDCAACHTGSRASANAFMPSKADCMDCHRLPLTENPGIETLDSMLAKADDRPWSHKRHLPDHVVFHHGVHAAAGVACADCHGRGYMQNRYGAELFNMQSCLKCHRGETFKEKGFKPAATYCAACHR, from the coding sequence TTGGCGGATTTCTTGATGGGGGAGCCGCGCGTTCCTGAACGTGCCGTGGGTTCGATTCCTTTTGACCATGCGTTGCACGGCGATTCAATCGGTTTGGACTGTGCCGCCTGCCATACGGGCTCGCGCGCCTCGGCGAATGCCTTTATGCCCTCGAAAGCTGACTGCATGGACTGCCACAGGCTCCCGCTGACCGAAAATCCGGGAATCGAAACGCTGGATTCTATGCTTGCAAAAGCTGATGACCGCCCATGGTCCCACAAGCGCCATTTGCCGGATCATGTAGTGTTTCACCATGGTGTGCATGCCGCTGCAGGCGTCGCTTGCGCCGATTGTCATGGCCGGGGCTATATGCAGAACCGCTACGGCGCAGAATTGTTCAATATGCAAAGTTGCCTCAAGTGCCACAGGGGCGAAACTTTCAAAGAAAAAGGCTTTAAGCCGGCGGCCACGTACTGCGCCGCTTGCCACCGCTGA
- a CDS encoding 4Fe-4S dicluster domain-containing protein: MDRREFIKSCSLVAVMGLLFGCRKIPLEELAGDLPSLKRFEDEVKLALSQTKKSLDLVKVPTPGALKIPGASTLNRFGMAIDLDACDGCGKCILACNLENNVPLVPDEDAARGRFMHWVDMRGSAPFMCAHCGNAPCERVCPTGAANHTPDGLSAMMYKRCTGSRFCGANCPVQARKFNFNDAQKLGLARQFNREVPLRDKGVMEKCSLCLHRLQNDRLKFKTSLTVDASAEEWRGRGVKTACAEACPKNAIIFGNWLDEKSPLVKLTKNRELYAPRELADLDPSVVFMRGRR; encoded by the coding sequence ATGGATCGTCGCGAATTCATCAAGAGTTGTTCTCTGGTAGCGGTAATGGGGCTGCTGTTTGGCTGCCGCAAGATTCCGCTCGAAGAACTCGCCGGCGACTTGCCTAGCCTCAAACGTTTTGAAGACGAAGTCAAGCTTGCCCTATCGCAGACGAAAAAATCCCTCGACCTCGTGAAAGTCCCGACTCCGGGTGCCCTCAAGATTCCGGGGGCCTCGACTCTCAACCGTTTCGGCATGGCCATCGACCTGGATGCCTGCGATGGTTGCGGCAAGTGCATTCTGGCCTGCAACCTCGAAAACAACGTGCCGCTGGTTCCCGACGAAGATGCTGCCCGCGGGCGTTTTATGCACTGGGTCGACATGCGCGGCAGCGCCCCCTTCATGTGCGCGCACTGTGGCAATGCCCCGTGCGAACGCGTCTGCCCGACGGGGGCCGCCAATCACACGCCCGATGGCCTGAGCGCCATGATGTACAAGCGTTGTACGGGAAGCCGTTTCTGCGGCGCAAATTGCCCCGTTCAGGCTCGAAAGTTCAATTTTAACGATGCCCAAAAACTCGGGCTTGCCCGACAGTTCAATCGCGAAGTTCCGCTCCGCGACAAGGGCGTCATGGAAAAATGCAGCCTTTGCCTGCACCGCCTGCAGAACGACCGCCTAAAATTCAAGACCTCGCTTACCGTTGACGCCTCTGCTGAAGAATGGCGAGGTCGTGGCGTCAAAACCGCTTGCGCCGAAGCTTGCCCCAAGAACGCCATCATCTTTGGCAACTGGCTCGACGAAAAGTCGCCGCTGGTAAAGCTTACCAAGAATCGAGAACTGTACGCGCCGCGAGAACTAGCCGACCTTGATCCTTCCGTGGTATTTATGCGGGGGAGGCGCTAA
- the nrfD gene encoding NrfD/PsrC family molybdoenzyme membrane anchor subunit, with protein MFKYLMLAGLALFLPGLYALGYSIFEGPSAWMVDSRTFWGTPISLFVFWIGLAHAGTLLSAIFLALDIKLDRRTALIAELSTLVCLVFAGIFPLMHLGVINNFYMVMPLLDARGNFANVGSPLVWDFCCIAVYAFLSLVFFMTHLKTREIPALDKYRKPMAWLLFPLVLWVHTVVSLDFATTFVPEWRGAFFPVYFIAGAIFSGLALMNLLLCSEGYRVRLLERLQLIFSWFMCAIWVWDLMLKGSLCTSAFIFAGVLPQFRMIAVIRENKWGRIALSLSVLIGLFLERLYIVSPEFGSYAASPLNWIDWGLIAFSVGGFMLLFFGIRRCLNWKMEGAGSYFGEVDGTDLADAEQQELEKEGARGIEKPKKGFYIQPWASEEYHVLRLPLLVGFAFALVYSIWVLNQSVFANVEFSFANIVPLLYPVIALVTTVTLYLRAYFVEHAFTLPRHEKWMAAILLVLVAACAGTFFAGGSSHNSTNTIDSQSIGVDAPISQSHARLLWNARCATCHGVDGKFNEKFVREFYPVPQKLDTQRLDSLGVDSLVKVILNGRNNMNAYAGRLTPSEALGLVNYMRTLAKSATESAKEGDNDSAR; from the coding sequence ATGTTCAAGTACTTGATGCTTGCAGGCCTTGCGCTGTTCTTGCCGGGGCTTTATGCGCTGGGTTATTCGATTTTCGAAGGCCCTTCTGCCTGGATGGTGGATTCTCGCACCTTCTGGGGCACGCCTATCAGCTTGTTCGTTTTTTGGATTGGGCTTGCCCATGCTGGCACGCTTTTGTCGGCAATTTTCCTTGCGCTCGATATTAAGCTTGACCGCCGTACTGCATTGATTGCAGAACTTTCGACGCTTGTATGCCTTGTGTTTGCGGGAATCTTCCCGCTCATGCACTTGGGCGTCATCAACAACTTTTACATGGTCATGCCGCTTCTAGATGCCCGCGGGAATTTTGCGAATGTCGGTTCGCCCTTGGTTTGGGATTTCTGCTGCATTGCGGTGTACGCGTTCCTTTCGCTCGTGTTTTTCATGACGCATCTCAAAACGCGCGAAATCCCGGCCCTCGATAAATACCGCAAGCCTATGGCGTGGCTCTTGTTCCCGCTGGTGCTCTGGGTGCATACGGTGGTGAGTCTCGATTTTGCGACCACATTTGTGCCTGAGTGGCGCGGGGCATTTTTTCCGGTTTACTTTATTGCGGGAGCCATATTCTCGGGCCTTGCTCTCATGAATTTGCTCCTGTGTTCCGAGGGCTACCGAGTGCGTCTTTTGGAGCGCTTGCAGTTGATCTTCTCTTGGTTCATGTGCGCCATTTGGGTTTGGGACTTGATGCTGAAAGGCTCCCTTTGCACTTCGGCGTTTATTTTTGCGGGCGTCTTGCCGCAGTTCCGCATGATTGCGGTCATTCGCGAAAACAAGTGGGGCCGAATCGCGCTTTCGTTGAGCGTATTAATCGGACTTTTCTTGGAACGCCTTTACATCGTTTCGCCAGAATTCGGCTCGTATGCGGCATCGCCCTTGAATTGGATTGACTGGGGCCTTATCGCCTTCTCGGTAGGTGGCTTTATGCTGCTCTTCTTTGGAATTCGCCGCTGTCTAAATTGGAAAATGGAAGGCGCCGGTTCTTATTTTGGCGAAGTTGATGGCACTGATTTGGCCGACGCCGAACAGCAGGAACTTGAAAAAGAGGGGGCGCGCGGTATTGAAAAGCCCAAGAAAGGCTTTTACATTCAGCCGTGGGCTTCCGAAGAATACCATGTGTTGCGCCTCCCATTGCTTGTGGGTTTTGCCTTTGCGTTGGTCTACTCGATTTGGGTTTTGAACCAGAGTGTTTTTGCAAACGTTGAATTTTCGTTTGCAAACATTGTCCCGCTTTTGTATCCGGTTATCGCCTTGGTGACGACGGTGACATTGTATCTCCGAGCCTACTTTGTGGAGCATGCGTTTACCTTGCCTCGTCATGAAAAGTGGATGGCTGCTATTTTGCTTGTGCTTGTGGCGGCTTGTGCGGGCACATTCTTTGCCGGCGGCTCTTCTCACAATTCAACGAATACGATTGATTCGCAATCCATAGGCGTTGACGCTCCGATTTCTCAAAGTCATGCTCGCTTGCTTTGGAATGCCCGCTGTGCCACTTGTCACGGCGTTGATGGCAAATTCAACGAAAAATTTGTGCGTGAATTTTATCCGGTGCCGCAAAAGCTCGATACACAACGCCTCGATAGCTTGGGCGTAGATTCCTTGGTCAAGGTGATTTTGAACGGTCGCAACAATATGAATGCTTACGCGGGCCGCTTGACTCCGAGCGAAGCTCTGGGTCTTGTGAATTACATGCGGACTCTGGCAAAATCAGCTACTGAATCGGCAAAGGAGGGCGATAATGACTCCGCTCGCTAA
- the trmFO gene encoding methylenetetrahydrofolate--tRNA-(uracil(54)-C(5))-methyltransferase (FADH(2)-oxidizing) TrmFO, whose amino-acid sequence MTQKVRVIGGGLAGCEAALQLASRGFKVDLYEMRPVRQTPAHKDGHLAQLVCSNSFKALGITSAHGLLKQELTMLGSFLLDSAREAAVPAGDSLTVNRDIFSESVEKKIAESPNITLHREEVTSLEGDCPTLVAAGPLASDALADDIFKRLGSNRLHFFDAIAPVVETDSIDFDHAFYRNRWEKGETADFINCPLDKETYTEFVRKLCEAESTEPRPFEKNELFEGCLPVEEMARRGFETLRHGPMRPIGLGLGNNGKLWYAVIQLRAENKQKTLFNMVGFQTRLKWGTQKEIFTMVPALRNAKFARLGCMHRNTFIESPKFLDKTLRLRPDLECAKNIPPTWFAGQITGSEGYTEAVATGWYAAWNMAQTILHGHADPLPDESCIGSLMNRLVEENEDFQPMNFNFGLLPHHEGLKKKNKKEILAARAEESVRKWIADRKIV is encoded by the coding sequence ATGACTCAAAAAGTTCGTGTAATTGGTGGCGGCCTTGCTGGCTGCGAAGCGGCTTTGCAACTTGCAAGTCGCGGTTTTAAGGTTGATTTGTACGAAATGCGCCCGGTAAGGCAGACTCCTGCCCACAAGGACGGCCATTTGGCACAATTAGTTTGTTCCAACAGCTTTAAGGCTTTGGGCATTACAAGTGCTCACGGACTTTTAAAGCAAGAACTCACGATGCTCGGGAGTTTTTTGCTGGATTCGGCCCGCGAAGCGGCCGTGCCCGCAGGCGACTCGCTCACTGTTAACCGCGATATTTTCAGCGAATCGGTCGAAAAAAAGATTGCTGAATCGCCAAACATTACACTCCACCGCGAAGAAGTCACAAGCCTCGAAGGCGACTGTCCGACTCTCGTAGCCGCAGGCCCCTTGGCTAGTGACGCGCTTGCCGACGACATTTTCAAGCGCCTCGGCAGCAATCGTCTACACTTTTTTGACGCCATCGCTCCGGTTGTCGAAACCGACAGTATCGACTTTGACCACGCCTTTTACCGCAACCGTTGGGAAAAGGGCGAAACGGCTGACTTTATCAACTGCCCGCTGGACAAGGAAACCTACACCGAATTTGTGCGCAAACTCTGCGAAGCCGAAAGCACCGAGCCGCGCCCGTTCGAAAAGAACGAGCTGTTCGAAGGTTGCTTGCCAGTAGAAGAAATGGCCCGCCGCGGTTTTGAAACGCTCCGCCACGGTCCCATGCGTCCGATTGGCCTTGGTCTCGGCAACAACGGAAAATTGTGGTACGCGGTGATCCAGCTCCGCGCCGAAAACAAGCAAAAGACTTTGTTCAATATGGTGGGTTTCCAGACGCGCCTCAAATGGGGCACGCAAAAGGAAATCTTCACCATGGTGCCGGCACTCCGCAATGCGAAATTTGCACGCCTCGGCTGCATGCACCGCAACACCTTCATTGAATCTCCCAAATTCCTGGACAAGACACTCCGCCTGCGCCCGGATCTTGAATGCGCCAAGAACATTCCGCCTACATGGTTTGCGGGCCAGATTACGGGTTCCGAAGGCTACACCGAAGCGGTCGCCACTGGCTGGTACGCCGCCTGGAATATGGCACAGACGATCCTACACGGGCATGCCGACCCGCTGCCGGACGAAAGCTGCATCGGCTCGCTCATGAACCGCCTGGTGGAAGAAAACGAAGACTTCCAGCCCATGAATTTCAATTTCGGGCTGCTCCCCCACCACGAAGGTCTCAAGAAAAAAAATAAAAAAGAGATTCTTGCGGCTCGCGCCGAAGAATCTGTCCGAAAGTGGATTGCGGATAGGAAGATAGTCTAG